The window gcttcatcaggggaaggaCGCCCAAATGCAAGCCCAAATGATGGCCCAATCCCAATGTGccagcaattcagcaaaacataagtgcatttgtatcccacattttcccacctctttgcaggctcaatgtggcttacattatgccaccatgacaatcgtcattaacggaatgagaagaaCAGAGTATAGGTATGTGGAAACACCTCCAACATATCCTGACTATGCCCTATTGCTATTAAATGGCTTTGATTAGAAGTTGCATGGGCATCTGCATGTGCGCTATTCTAAAAGCAACTTTGTTCCCATTTTTCTAATGTGTATTTGAAAAGGGGATATAGCCAGGGGCATGTCAGgatttctgaaaatctggatagAAGGTAAAATGAGCTAACAACTAACCTACATTTTTGTCCTTTTCACACCTCTACAGAATTCAAGTGTATATTTGTTTCAGTTGTGCCAACTATATCTTTATTCTATAATAAACCAAAAGATTAAGATGATGTCAACAATGAAGATGGAGAACAAGACAGTGACCACAGGATTCACTCTTTTGGGCTTCTCTGAATATTCTCACCAGCAGGTCCTCATTTCCATAATGGTTTTACTGGCCTTCTTTATCTCTGTGTTGGGAAATTTTGGGTTTTTAATGTTAATGTTCTTTGATCATCATCTACACAAACCTATGTACTTCTTCCTCAGCAGTTTGTCCTTCTTAGATATCTGTAACACCACAGTCACTATCTCGACATTGCTGGACAACCTCTTCACAGGAAACACATACATTTCCTTTTCTCTGTGCATGACACAGCTCTACTTTTTCATGAGTTTTGAATCTGCAGAATTTGTTCTTCTCACCGCCATGGCCTATGATCGCTATGTGGCAATCTGCCACCCACTGCGCTATGCATTCATGATGGATACAAAAATATGTAGTTCACTCATCGCTGCATCATGGATTGCTGGTGCTCTGGATGCACTTCCTATACAGGTTTCAATATCTCAGTTCTCTTTCTGCAGCTTTCATCAAATTAATCATTTCTTCTGTGACATAAATGTACTGATAAAACTCTCCTGCAGTGATTTGTACATCCTTGAAATTCTGATAATAATTGAAGGGATAGTTGTGACTGTTCTTCCCTGTACATTAACCCTAGTATCGTATACTTGTATTATCAAATCCATCTTGAAAATCCGATCTACAGAAAGTAGAAGCAAAGCCTTCTCCACCTGTTCCTCTCACCTCATTGTAGTTATTATATTCTATGTGACTTTGACATGTATGTATATGAGACCACCCTCATTGTACTCACCAGGCCTAGACAAACTGTTCTCTCTTCTGTACACAGTTTTAATTCCAATGTTAAATCCAATAATTTATAGTCTGAGAAATCAAGAAGTAAAAAATGCTGTAAGAAAAGTCAGTTTTAGAAAGCTATAATGAAGAGGCAAATATGTTATTCTTTTTATAAAATCATGCTTGGTTCTAGAATTAAAACACTCCTGTGACATTTATTAAATTTCTTCTTGACCTTGAGATCAAGATGCAGAAGAAATAAAGTATATCTCTGTCTTTTATAAATTTCTTGATCATTATTTGCAAGCTGATCCTCAGCACATACCTAGATAGTCAGATATGcaaaattaatatgcatgagacataTGTATACACACTGCATACTCATTCtggttatcctgaaaatccaactgccTGACTGTTTgtaaaggactgggttgagagcaaATGTTCTAAATTGATACTTATCATTAGAAGTCCTCTATCCCCGTAACTATACATAGAAAAATTAATGGCTTGAATataaggccattttactaaggagtCAATACTCAAAGCAAATTTACCAGTCAGAAACAGCTGAAGACCATTTAAATCGCTTGTGCGggtctatctgctgatattcagtgcactcagtggtgtgctggtaaatgtttaacaacaggctctctccctagtccccctctgcgcccccccccccccaaattgcagagctggctatagccaaggaaagaacctgggggggggggagatgcattactctaggaaaaaaaattaaatgatcccaggttccaatctaattcatatttaatgtgcgATAACattccataaataagtaaataaatataaacttttaatgttgagcacctgattctcaaagtggacatattccaaacactataatgaaaaaaaaaacgattttttttctacccagcgaccctcctctcccctgccctgccctccatccacccatgcccagcaaccctcctctcccctgccctccatccacccatgcccagcgaccctcctctcccctgccctccatccacccatgcccagcaaccctcctctcccctgccaccccctccagccacccatacccagtgccctcccctccagccacacatgcccagcgatcctcctctacccctgcccccctccagccactcatgcccagcgagtctcctctctccccttcccccctccagccacccatgtctagcaactcccatctctccccctgcccccctccagccacccatgcccagcgactcccttccctcccctgccccccctccagctacccaggtTGTCCACTGGATTCTTGGGGGCAGGCcatacttcctgagcccttacgccaagccccctccctatccatcttcaaatccttactcaaagcccacctcttcaatgtcgctttcggcacctaaccattgtacctctacctaagaaatctagactgtcccaatttttGATTgattgcactttttgtccttcttgtcctttagattgtaagctcctttgagcagggactgtccttctttattttttgtacagcgctgcataaccctggtagcgctctagaaatgttaaatagtagtagtagtagtagtagcttcctgcctgctgccggcgctgactctcccctgctgccagatcgctcttcaaaatggcaacCGAGAGTTACAAGGGCGGCCtctaagacttcagcagaagtctcgcgaggccgccgctggaactctcggcggccatttttaaagagcgaatccgcagcgggggagagtcagcgccggcagtgggcaggaaagactggggatatttcctgcctgccctgaagaattcgctGGACCAAGAAGGGAGCCtgtagctgggagggagggagggagagagggagggaggagagccggctcgctctCAAGAACAACCGGCACGCAAGtcggtaaaaaatttaacaaccgggctcttgcgagccggtgtgagccggctccagcacaccactgagtgcaCTTAACctgtcagtgccactgaatatcaacactggCTGGTCAAAGCTGGTTATTTGGGGGGCGGTCCGGGTGCAGAGTTGACACTTATGCTGTTAAgttctgatattcagcatttaactgactAAGTTTAGTGGTTAAATTGGACTGCAGAAAACACAGTCCTACATTTATTGGGGATTTATCAAATAGCATTAGTGCCTTCAGTTGGGTTATTTGGGCCTTAACATGATTTAAAAGTCTCAAACGCTGCCTTATCTAAAATACCATAGCAATAAATAATTTGCCAGCCAttagacagtaatgagatgcaaaatatgcaaatgcttattttgcatctcattactttgCTAATGCTTTAAAGCAACTTGTCTCAGAATCACATTAAAATTGCAGCAGCTTTttactggggttattttactattcagtAGCATCAGGCTGCAATAATAccactaggggcaccattttgacatatgcctatgtttactaaggtatgctataGGCATTAAACGCCAACTCgctcatagaaatgtataggcgcattagcgtttatttatttataacgcttataccccgcattttcccacttattatcaggttcaatgtggcttacatatcagcttatttcgacccaaatcgggagatgggcgcctttctcccgtgggcgcccaaatcggtataatcgaaagccaattttgggtgcctccagtctgtcgcgggaacgaacaaagttgatgggggcatgtcagaggcgtggtgaaggcgggactggggtgtgtttatcggccaaggagagatgggtgcgctcggccgatattggaaaaaagaagggcgccagaagcaagaatttgggtcactttttctggaccctttttttcatgaacaaggcccccaaaagtgccccaactgcccagatgaccaccggaggaaatcggggatgacctcccctgactcccccagtggtcactaaccccctcccaccaaaaaaaaaaagaactttaaaaactttttttgccagcctcaaatgtcatacccagctccatctcagcagtatgcaggtccctgaagcagttgttagtgggtgcagtggacttcaggcaggtggacccaggcccatccccccttacctgttacacttgtgctgataaatgggaggcctccaaaccgcccccaaaacccacatctaggtgcccccttcacccataagtgctatggtaatggtgtagagttctgaggagtgggatttggggggctcagcacccaaggtaagggagctatggacttgggaggtattttaatttttttaattgttacaagtgccccctagggtgcccggttggtgtcctggcatgtgaaagggaccagtgcactacgaatcctggcctctcccatgaccaaatgccttggatttattcgtttttgagctgggagccttcgatttccattatcgctgaaaaccgataccgcccagatcaaatccgcccaaatctgatacatttgcccggcaccaaccgtattattgaaacaaaaaatggacgcccatctttttcaaaaatacggtctatcCCACCCCTTTGCATATACGTCATCGGAGATaggcacccatggagatgggcgttcgcgttcgattatgcccctcatagtatatCAGGTTTACAAAGTGACATAGAATGGATATAGCTGCAATATAGTAAATAAAGCCTTAACTTTAAATGTGCAttagaaatgctaacgcaccttagtaaacataccccacagagggctccttttactaagcttaccTCTCGCTATTTAGGAAGTACAGCTAGGCTAACGCAGCAGCCCAATGGTACTTCCCCCCTGTACCGTgccatcatttccagtgctacacaaatttgtagcgccagatactgcccagtgctgtgcgctgcccggttaccgctgggttagcacgggagcccagtGGCATAAGGGCTACCTGCCAAAATGaccgcgcagcaagtgctttacttgctgcccggccatttcctgaaggaaagcgagaccggcccttttaccagctgcggtaaaagggggcctcggcacaccaTGTAAAACATGCTCCGATgccaatgcaggcccccttttgccgcagcttggtaaaagggggccagaGTTTTGAACTTCAGAATACTTTCTTCTCCTCACTGCCGTGGCACTATGCATTCATGATGAATAAGAAAATATGCAGCTCATTCGTTGCatcaaggagtagcagtgggacttgaacaatccatctctggatatcaagaccaatATAACCACTAGATCATTTCTCCACTCCTACttgattttttaaagaatttaaaagaCTCACTTATGTGGAGAATATCTCTAAAATTGCCTTATAATTATTTACCTATTTATTTAATTCCCGGaatactacatagtaacatagtagatgacggcagaaaaagacctgcacggtccatccagtctgcccaacaagataactcatatttgctgctttttgtgtataccctactttgatttgtacctgtgctcttcagggcacagaccgtataagtctgcccagcactatccccgcctcccaaccaccggctccggcacagaccgcacaagtctgcccagcaccatccccacctcccaaccaccagtcccacctcccaaccaccggctctggcataggcacagaccgtataagtctgcccagcattatcctcacctccccagccctgcctcccaaccccggctctggcacagaccgtacaagtctgcccagccctatccccgcctcccaaccacccgcccctcctcccaaccaccggctccggcacagaccgcacaagt is drawn from Microcaecilia unicolor chromosome 14, aMicUni1.1, whole genome shotgun sequence and contains these coding sequences:
- the LOC115458204 gene encoding olfactory receptor 2M4-like; translated protein: MAYDRYVAICHPLRYAFMMDTKICSSLIAASWIAGALDALPIQVSISQFSFCSFHQINHFFCDINVLIKLSCSDLYILEILIIIEGIVVTVLPCTLTLVSYTCIIKSILKIRSTESRSKAFSTCSSHLIVVIIFYVTLTCMYMRPPSLYSPGLDKLFSLLYTVLIPMLNPIIYSLRNQEVKNAVRKVSFRKL